In Paenibacillus sp. G2S3, a single window of DNA contains:
- a CDS encoding MFS transporter — protein sequence MPEQQELRTKLWTKSFIALTISALFLFMNLQMLLSSFPSYVKSEFQAGDIMVSLVTSVFALTAIASRFMTAFLMRRVSRNVLLYIGLAIAAAITGLYVAADSIGSLLLMRVGYGIGFGIASTIIPTIVSQIIPSKRMGEGIGYFGLSTSLAMSIGPMIGLNVMKQSGFGTLAMIGTFTLLLAFPVLFFSRSLPAVPKKQPIERSIVPSKPLKVPFNTKLVLPAILNVLIAITYGGLLSFIALFGESVHLEQVGLFFLFNAITIIIIRPISGRLFDKRGPAAVLIPAAVCVVASLTVLSYTTSMPMLIVSALLYGLGFGAIQPTIQAWMLRTSTPAQYGMANSMFYNSTDLGVASGAIILGAISAASNYGMMYRYSAGFMVLFLIIYIGIQITKARNNPSALSQ from the coding sequence ATGCCAGAACAACAAGAACTACGTACGAAGCTTTGGACCAAATCTTTTATTGCTTTAACAATTAGTGCTTTATTTTTATTTATGAATTTACAGATGCTGCTATCTTCATTTCCGTCTTATGTAAAAAGTGAATTTCAAGCCGGAGATATTATGGTCAGCTTGGTTACAAGTGTGTTTGCACTAACAGCGATTGCTTCACGTTTTATGACTGCTTTTCTGATGCGGAGGGTTAGCCGCAATGTTCTATTATATATTGGCTTAGCCATCGCGGCCGCCATAACGGGTCTCTATGTGGCAGCAGACTCAATCGGGTCACTACTGTTGATGCGTGTAGGTTATGGGATTGGATTCGGGATTGCCAGCACGATTATCCCCACGATTGTCTCCCAGATTATCCCCAGCAAAAGAATGGGCGAAGGGATCGGCTATTTTGGTTTATCTACCAGTCTTGCGATGTCGATTGGTCCTATGATTGGCTTGAACGTAATGAAGCAATCGGGATTTGGAACACTGGCGATGATCGGAACATTCACCTTGCTCCTTGCCTTTCCAGTCCTATTTTTCTCACGTTCGCTTCCAGCTGTACCGAAAAAACAGCCTATTGAGCGATCCATTGTACCATCCAAACCACTCAAGGTTCCTTTTAATACAAAGTTAGTATTACCTGCAATACTGAATGTCCTGATCGCGATCACTTACGGGGGATTGCTTAGCTTTATCGCTTTGTTCGGTGAATCGGTGCATTTAGAGCAAGTGGGGTTGTTCTTCTTATTTAACGCGATTACGATCATCATTATTAGACCTATCTCCGGCAGATTATTTGATAAAAGAGGTCCCGCTGCTGTTCTGATTCCCGCAGCGGTTTGTGTCGTCGCGAGCTTAACGGTGCTCTCGTATACAACATCCATGCCAATGCTCATTGTATCCGCATTGCTCTATGGACTCGGCTTTGGAGCTATTCAGCCAACTATACAGGCATGGATGCTTCGGACATCTACACCTGCACAGTATGGTATGGCAAACAGTATGTTTTATAACTCAACAGATTTAGGGGTAGCGAGTGGGGCCATCATTCTTGGGGCGATCTCGGCAGCATCCAATTATGGGATGATGTACCGTTATTCTGCTGGGTTCATGGTGCTGTTCCTAATTATTTATATTGGGATTCAGATTACTAAGGCCAGAAATAACCCTTCAGCTTTAAGTCAATAA
- a CDS encoding alpha/beta hydrolase has protein sequence MSIDKRILPELIEAYSQFPGFQLEENLEWSRSLVSGPPVKRSEHVNTTSRKIPGVAGEMLVKIYEPAGRNADKLPAMLWIHGGGYVLGHPDMDDELCERFVQTARCVVVSVDYRLAPEHPYPAAIEDCYAGLVWMTEEAESLGIDENRVAIAGASGGGGLTAALALMARDKGGPSIIFQMPLYPMLDNRNITPSSHEITEEGAIWNRTDNLTAWNMYLGEENDGSGISSYAVPSRAENLAGLPPTYTCVGQLDLFRDETIEYVTRLAQAGVDVEFHLYPGCFHLFEIFVPEAEVSQRAVQSYMDAMARALHPKNYPSTSEGY, from the coding sequence ATGAGTATCGATAAACGTATACTACCAGAATTAATAGAGGCATATTCACAATTTCCAGGGTTTCAATTGGAAGAGAATTTAGAGTGGAGCAGAAGTTTAGTGTCGGGTCCGCCAGTGAAGAGGTCAGAGCATGTAAACACAACCAGTCGAAAAATTCCGGGTGTTGCAGGGGAGATGCTGGTAAAAATTTATGAACCTGCTGGGCGAAATGCTGACAAGCTTCCAGCAATGTTGTGGATTCACGGGGGCGGATACGTGTTAGGACATCCTGATATGGACGACGAGTTGTGTGAACGCTTTGTTCAGACGGCTAGATGTGTTGTCGTGTCGGTTGATTATAGGCTGGCCCCCGAGCACCCCTATCCAGCTGCAATCGAAGATTGTTATGCTGGCTTGGTATGGATGACGGAGGAGGCGGAATCGCTTGGCATTGATGAGAATCGGGTTGCGATTGCTGGTGCAAGCGGTGGCGGCGGGCTGACAGCAGCACTTGCGCTGATGGCACGAGATAAAGGTGGACCATCCATTATCTTTCAGATGCCGTTGTACCCGATGCTCGACAACCGTAACATTACGCCATCAAGCCATGAGATTACGGAAGAAGGCGCAATCTGGAACCGGACGGACAACTTAACGGCTTGGAACATGTACCTGGGCGAGGAGAACGATGGCAGTGGGATATCTTCCTATGCGGTACCATCGAGAGCGGAGAACTTAGCAGGACTGCCACCAACCTATACATGTGTAGGCCAGCTTGATCTATTCCGAGATGAGACGATCGAATATGTAACACGACTTGCGCAAGCAGGTGTAGATGTCGAATTTCACCTGTATCCCGGATGCTTTCACCTTTTCGAAATATTCGTTCCAGAAGCGGAAGTGAGTCAGCGCGCCGTTCAGAGCTATATGGATGCGATGGCCCGGGCACTTCATCCCAAAAACTACCCCTCCACAAGCGAAGGCTATTAA
- a CDS encoding LLM class flavin-dependent oxidoreductase — protein MEIGVTSFVETKPDIETGIVMSHAQRLREVVEEIVLADRVGLDVFGIGEHHREDYAASSPAIVLSAAASLTKRIRLTSAVTVLSSADPVRVFQDFAMLDGISNGRAEIIAGRGSFVESFPLFGYGLHDYDELFNENIELLMKIRESEKVTWKGGHRPAIHNLGVYPRPVQNSLPIWIGSGGTQSSTVRAGLLGLPLMLAIIGGNPMNFAPLVELYKKAAARAGHDVSKLQVGSHSIGFVAEDTERAADIFFPSTQYGMNKLGKERGWSYYDRSSYDAARSFEGALYVGDPETVAQKIIHLRKHVGITRFMMYVPLSTMPHELVLRAIELLGTEVAPRVREEIAKWEAEKE, from the coding sequence ATGGAAATAGGTGTTACTTCGTTCGTAGAAACAAAGCCTGATATTGAGACTGGAATTGTGATGAGTCACGCACAGCGATTACGAGAAGTAGTCGAAGAAATCGTCCTTGCGGATCGGGTAGGACTTGATGTTTTTGGTATTGGTGAGCATCATCGTGAAGATTATGCAGCTTCTTCACCAGCAATCGTGTTGTCCGCTGCTGCGTCCTTAACTAAACGGATTCGCCTGACTAGTGCTGTGACGGTCCTTTCATCTGCTGATCCTGTACGTGTGTTTCAGGATTTTGCTATGCTTGACGGCATCTCCAATGGACGTGCCGAGATTATAGCGGGCCGGGGTTCATTCGTTGAATCCTTTCCGTTGTTTGGTTATGGCTTACATGACTATGATGAGCTATTTAATGAAAATATCGAACTGCTTATGAAAATACGGGAATCCGAGAAAGTAACATGGAAGGGAGGCCATCGGCCAGCCATTCATAATTTGGGCGTGTACCCGCGGCCCGTCCAGAACTCTTTACCTATATGGATTGGCAGCGGAGGTACGCAAAGCTCCACCGTGCGTGCAGGACTTTTGGGTCTGCCATTGATGTTGGCGATCATTGGCGGGAATCCAATGAATTTTGCGCCGCTTGTAGAGCTGTACAAGAAGGCGGCGGCCCGCGCTGGACATGATGTATCGAAGCTTCAGGTGGGATCTCATTCGATTGGTTTCGTCGCAGAAGATACGGAACGGGCAGCAGATATCTTTTTTCCATCTACCCAGTACGGCATGAACAAGCTCGGCAAAGAGCGAGGATGGTCGTATTACGACCGCTCCAGCTATGATGCGGCCCGAAGCTTTGAGGGCGCATTGTACGTTGGAGATCCGGAAACAGTTGCTCAGAAGATCATTCATCTACGGAAGCATGTAGGTATAACACGCTTTATGATGTATGTTCCACTAAGCACGATGCCGCATGAACTTGTGTTGCGGGCTATAGAACTGCTCGGAACGGAGGTTGCTCCACGAGTACGAGAGGAAATTGCCAAGTGGGAAGCTGAGAAGGAATAA
- a CDS encoding NADPH-dependent FMN reductase, whose product MSKLNIGIILGSTRQGRLSPQVGEWVKKVADARGDANYEIVDIADFKLPLMGEVDATEQATAWNTKLATLDGFVFIVQEYNHSISASLKNALDYAREAWNNKAAGIVSYGSVGGARAAEHLRGILGELSVADVRVHPALSLFTDFENGSVFKPADLHLTNVNGMLDQVLAWSGALKTLR is encoded by the coding sequence ATGTCTAAATTAAACATCGGAATTATTCTGGGAAGTACTCGTCAAGGTCGTTTAAGCCCACAAGTAGGAGAATGGGTTAAAAAGGTAGCAGATGCACGTGGAGATGCTAATTATGAGATCGTGGATATCGCGGACTTCAAACTTCCACTAATGGGAGAAGTAGATGCTACTGAGCAAGCAACTGCTTGGAATACAAAGCTTGCTACGTTAGACGGTTTCGTATTTATCGTTCAAGAATACAATCACAGTATTTCCGCATCACTGAAAAATGCACTCGATTATGCACGTGAAGCTTGGAACAACAAAGCAGCGGGTATCGTGAGTTATGGTTCTGTAGGTGGCGCTCGTGCAGCTGAGCATTTACGTGGAATTTTGGGAGAACTGTCTGTAGCAGACGTACGTGTACATCCTGCCCTATCCCTGTTCACTGATTTCGAGAACGGTTCTGTATTCAAACCAGCAGACCTGCACCTTACCAATGTAAATGGCATGCTTGATCAAGTATTGGCTTGGAGTGGCGCGCTCAAAACATTGCGTTAA
- a CDS encoding MarR family transcriptional regulator gives MTTTHNQSELTLGFMMGTTYRKLSALFQNGLKEYDITPEQWSVLFQVDRTEGLIQKDIAKRSGKDKPTTTRILDHLEGKSLVYKRTGENDRRSFKVYITEKGRALIKETFPIEYQVTDEIMNCISSDEYELLMGLLLRINNHIDQINDGE, from the coding sequence ATGACGACAACGCATAACCAATCCGAACTTACGTTAGGGTTTATGATGGGAACGACTTATCGTAAATTAAGCGCGTTATTCCAAAATGGGCTAAAAGAATATGATATAACACCTGAGCAATGGTCAGTGCTTTTTCAAGTCGACAGAACGGAAGGGCTGATTCAGAAGGATATAGCGAAGCGTTCCGGTAAGGATAAACCAACTACGACGCGAATTCTGGATCACTTGGAGGGAAAAAGCCTGGTCTATAAAAGAACAGGGGAGAATGATCGGCGTTCTTTTAAGGTTTATATTACGGAAAAAGGAAGAGCTTTGATTAAGGAGACCTTTCCTATTGAATATCAGGTTACAGATGAGATTATGAACTGTATTTCCAGTGATGAATATGAGCTGCTCATGGGGTTGCTGCTAAGAATAAACAATCATATTGATCAAATAAATGATGGAGAGTAG